In the genome of Ictalurus punctatus breed USDA103 chromosome 3, Coco_2.0, whole genome shotgun sequence, the window gtgtgtgtgtgtgtgtgtgtgtgtgtgtgtgtgttttcagcgaATGAGCATCTTGCCCACCCACCCGGCCACTCCACCGACTGTTGCTCCTGCAGACACCACTGCAGCTGTGGCAGCCTTAGTCAGGCCGGCCGCACCTGAACAACAAAGTTATGTTGAATACTGAGAAAACTGCAGTAACTCCATTGTGTTGTGCATTTCTAAGTTTGTCTGTGATTACCAAAAGACTGCAAGATGGCGACCATACTTCCCGATGCCACACCACCGCCGTTAGCGATGGCTGCTGATGACATCATTGATGATGCGACGGATCCTGCAGCGATGCCACCGGTGGTGAAACCAGCAGCCGAAATCACAACGGGAGCTAACACCACGGAGCAGGCTTCAAACACACATAGGAGGCTTCAAACACACATATTAGGTCGTGGGCTCAAATTACACAGCTTGTGACCATGAGCTCTCTCGTTTCTAGCCGTAATATTTCCATAAGTTACAGCTATTTTCTATCTACACTTGGGTTGCTTTCTGAGAGGACTTTGCCCTTCCTTATATGGTGGCAGTGCTGATGCAGAGGAATTAGCATAATACTCGTGATCTGGGAACAGCACAGAGTAATTCATCAGTTATGTCATCCACTTGTACAATTCAACATTGATATTAGAAACAAAGGAGTCAACGATGAATAAGGGttggtttttatatatataatatatataatatatatgacaGTTATGTAAGTAAATCTCATTGTTAGTTGCTCATCATGCGTGCTCAAACGTCAGTTTATCAACACAATCTACACACCATATCTAATATCAGAAAGCTTCGGCCGCTTCTCAATACACACAAGGCGAATATTTGGCACCAACCATAAAGCTTTCAGTCATGATTTAGTTCAATAGATATCCTACAGACAGCTTGGCTTACCTGCTCCGACTGCAGCTGTTATCATTATTGCTGTGTGAGAGATAGACATCAGAAAGGCATCAAGTCCATGTGAGAGCATatgctagtttaaaaaaaaaatagcatcatTGTTGATTTCATCTCAGAGAAGGCCATACTTACGAGAGACCATCGTATCCACACTGTAGTCAGACGCTAGTGAGGCCAATAATAGGATCAGCTGAGAGGTGGAGCTGTTACACTGAAACGAAACCTACACTGAGGACTGCAAAACTGTGACGTTAGGCTTAAGCTGGCGAGCCAACGCCTATAAAGAAGGCAAGATAAAGTTACTGTGTCCAAGACCTGATAACCCTGAAGAGGAATTATGAGTAGACCCAGGCAGAAAACAgtcaaaaacacaacacagtacATTTTTGGGATATAATCATTTGAcacattgtttgtttattgtccCTCATAGAAAAAGAGAAACGTACATGTGTATATACTCACATATTTCAGAGAGCATACACCCCCTAAACAATTCTTCCAAACTTACTTACCAATTGCAAAGTCGTTTCTTTTTCAGTTACTTTGTCAAACAAGTCATGCTCCTAAAGCTGTCACTCACCTCCCCCACAGAACCCGAACTTGAACACACTGAGTGGAGTGCATGAATACACGTCACATTTTTGTGAGATGAGAAGCTGGTAGTGAAGAGAGAACACATGTAACACCACACACCCCCTAACTTCTATTTTCTAGGTACTTTTGGACAGGTTTTATTTAGCAGCAGTGAATTTCACTACCCTCCCGCCTCACgtcattttctgtgtgtgtatatatatatatatagagagagagggagcgcgTGTTAGTTAGTTCAAGGCTTCTGtcagatttggtttgtgatgtCTCCTTGTATTAACTGCAGCAGTAGGTGGTGTAAACTGAAATGTAAATCGTCTGGACTGGTGGGTCAGTGGGTAAAGTCTGTACCTGGGTCAGTAAAAAGAACAGGGTTTGAAGCCAGGCTCAGGTGAGTGAGAAGTGTGTTAAGAGTTTCTGCTgtgtgattgattttttttttttaagacttaATGTCGCTGTGTACAGGTGGAGGTGTGCGCCTAAAGATAAAATCCACTAAATCAGTAATGAGACTTGATGGCTCAGTGCGCTGAAGGTCTTGCACCAGTCACTTTGTTGAATCTTATTTTCGTGGCTTCCTCTAGCAGTAAGGGTTGGACTCTGGTTGGACCCTAAatccagaaaaagaaagagacagtcCGGTTAGTGGAGCAGTGTTTGTGTTGTAGTTTGTGCAGGTTCTAACCCTCTTTTTTGCAGGTTTTAGAATAAACTGTGCTGTTGCATTGTGAAGTGTTTCATGAagttcaaaaaacacacactctcacacagatgTTACTTCTCTTCCTCTTTGGTGTAGTGGTTTGTGTCAGTATTGGGGCCTTCCAGAAGGTGTTGGTTCTGTTCTGCCTTTTGGCTCCTCAAGAAGTGATTTATAATGACAAAAGTCCAACAAACAGCATCTGTTCCTGTGCATctgtggtgtagtggttagaGTTCATGGCCAGGTTTGTGTGGTGGTTGTTATTTGTGCAGGTTCTAACCCTCCTCTTGGCAGGAGCAGCACTTTTAAGAATAAAAGCAGTGTGAAGCAGTATGAAGGTGTGATGGAAGCAGAGCTATCTGAGAGACTCTGTGGCTCAACTGGTTGAGTGGTTGCCTCTGTGGATCAGAAGGTGCTTGGATCAAAACCCAACAAGAGTTCTTGGCTTATAGAAAATGTGGGGATGGTTGGAGTGTGTAGGCTGGGGGATGGGTGTAGGAAGGCtacagtggtagtagtagtagtagtggtggtggtagtggtggtgggtGAATGGGTGTAGGAAGGGTACTCTGGTGGTTGTAGGTGGTGTTCCAGGAGGAGTTGTAAGTGGGTGGAGGCTAGATGGGTGCAGGAAGGTGGTGGTTGGAGGTAGAGTGTCAGGTACCTCAGGGGAGCTGGTGTAGGGAGGAGGGTAGAGGTGGAGTCCCAAGAAGAGCTGGGTGCACAGCCTGGAGAGCAAACAGAGAGTGTGGCTAAAAAGTCAGGGGCTGTGTACCCAGGGGAAGGGAGCTGGGGGATAGGTGTAGGAAAGGAATAGAGGTAGAGTCTCAGGAAGTGGGGTGTGTGAGAGCCAGCAGTGGAGCTGTagatattacatttattcttcCTATTAGTAGACCCTGTGATCCCAAGCCATTTAAGaatatattattactattagggCTGTAGCAGGGTAATTTCCTTTTATAAAAGTGAGGCCTGGCTCTTCCTCTCCACCAGCCCCCAGTGCACACCCCTCACCACACATTCTTGGTCTGCACTGTAGGGTGTGCACTCTCCTACCTCCTTCACAGCACAACCTTGCTCCACCACATCCTGAGCTCATACCCACTCAACCTCTCTTTTACACCCAACCTagtcctccctctctcacccttgAGTGAACATCCCTCATCTGTACTCCACCACTTCTACAAGTGACTTGACAATCCTCAACCCCTTCCTCAACCTATAACTGCTAGAGCACcagacactcactcacccaATCCTCTACCCCTTCCTCAACCCCTTCCTCAACCAATCTCCCAACCTACCACTGCTAGAGCACAAGACACTCACTCACCCAATCCTCTACCCCTTCCTCAACCTATCTCCCAACCTACCACTGCTAGAGCACcagacactcactcacccaATCCTCTACCCCTTCCTCAACCCCTTCCTCAACCTATCTCCCAACCTACCACTGCTAGAGCACcagacactcactcacccaATCCTCTACCCCTTCCTCAACCCCTTCCTCAACCTATCTCCCAACCTACAACTGCTAGAGCAccagacactcactcactcactcactcacctccATGCTCTCAATCCCTCAAACTCCAACCACGCCACTCCTTCTGGGTTTTGATCCAAGCACCTTCTGCTCCACAGCACTCACGACTTAGCCAACTGAGCCACAGAGGCCTACACACCACTCCCTCCATCACACCTTCATACTTCCACAGCATCACTTTTGATTCTTGAACCTGCCAAAAGGAGGGTTATAACCTGAAAACCCACACACATGAACtctaaccactacaccaccaagGGATAGCGATGGCACACGTGTAGCCAAAAGGTAGAAGAGAACCCACACCTTCTGGAACACCATCGTTGACATGAACTCTAACTGAAAATCTTTTTGGTTAAACatatttatcctttttaactgtcaccaaaggggggggggggaaacccACAAGGGGGATTTGAACCATCAACTACAACAATGGGAGGCAAGTGCATTCCCACAGAGCCACAAGGCTTCACCTACCTTAGTGTTTATCCTGAATACCATTGTCCAATAACCCACAAGTAATCCAGTGCTTGTTAAGGTTTTGCCTTCTGCATGACCCATAGGAGCAGGTTTGTGTTTGTACTGGTGGCTCAGCGAGCAGGGAGGCATGCATTTCAGAATGATGACTGTGGTTCAAGGTTGGGTGCTTTCAATGATTAAGAGAGCCATTACTtgataaacatgtttttatgtaCTCCCTGATAATGCTTTCGAAATCCTAACAGTTCCAAACTCCTATTATACATTTTCCTGTGACTATTAAGAATAGTAAAAGGTGGAATTGACGCAGAGTCCCATTAGATGACctaatccctttttttttttaaatcataaaaacatttacacaccaaTAACCTATGGGAGCCATGGTCATTATTGTTTAACCATAAAAAAGGATACCGTCTTCAGGAGCTCCGCATCAGCAAATATGACACATTATGAAAAATATTGTAAGTACATATTATTTTCCAAACTACCTTCAAAGGTCCATCACATGTAGTAAAGTAAGATGGCGCAGCACTGATTTTTTCCCCTAATGTACATGTACAGTTACAACGTTTTCTGAGTACTACAgcacaaaatacaaaatgtcaCAACAGTAAACAACAAATCTTCTTCTTGTTGCACTCTTTTGTCAGAACAGTGTCAAGTTAGCATCTCAATTCGTGATGATTCCCAGCCTATGAAGATTTACCAGCTCCTTTTTCAGGATTCATCAGGTCAGTCTTCTCTCTGGAAGTGTCTCACACTTTAAAGAGGGCATGTAGAATTCCCTGTCCGGACAGCCATGACCTGTAACGACATCTCTATACTCTGCTATTATTTGTTCTGTTGTCCATTTTCCATAAGAAAACCGTTCAGTAGTGATCATACGGTCGATATCTTTGATTAACAAGCCATCGATATAATTTTCTCAGTCCAACTACAGGTAAGTTTTTTGGTATTCACCGAGCCTAATACCGAAATCTGTAACCTACTTTGTATTAAGCAATAATAAGGGCATCATGGAACATTCTCTGGGTGTGTCTgaaccagctccctagttcagtattCAGGGCACTGATCGATGGTTGAACTAatgaacaaattcaaaaagactggaagtgttgcggaccgacctGGAAGTGGACCTCCATGAACTTCCACTGCCGAAGGCACAACCTACGTGTTGCTGGCAAACATATTCAGTCCcttgtgtatggagacttttgggacaccctgtacagtTGTAGTCAAAATTATTATTCGACCCCCACTGCATATCAGATTCATTGTCAAAATTTAAAGACTTTCCGCTGTTTGtaacgaacaaatcaaacagaaGGAATtgaaacagacttcatataaaaaccacaatgaacttccctttactttcacactatgcattgttacccagatgaggacgtgTTCCCTTCGGAGTTTATCCCTtcgggataaattcacacggtTAAAATCTgtgtcctgtgtttatatgtttctgtaaagcttctttgaAACAATACCCATTGTAAAAaccactatacaaataaaatttaattgaaaatagttaaacacaacgaatgcatcaagtggtttccccaaattcaactgtaTAACAGACTGAGATAACTGGTCTCGTGAACACGACACACGATAAACGCAAGTATGaagggataaaaaaaatgatgtcGTGTTCATTAATACATTCAAACTGTAATCATTGGTGAACTGTTCTTCAGAATGTGTGGTTATAGGAAAACTATCAACTACTGGTTGGTGTGACGCAGCCCGATACGTTGATTGAACACACTGGGTGGAGTGCATGAATACACGTCACAACAGCGCATccacaagcctttttttttttgcttacttATTttctatcccccccccccgaaaataCACCTATTATTTCATGCAACAAACGCTGATATGCAAATGCTCCCGACAATTAAATTGAATATGTAAATTAGCCGATGACATCATCTGATGACGTCATCCCAGCGACTATACTAGAACGCGGGAGCTATTTTCCCCTGAGCTCCTCTCTGCTTACTGAGAAAATGAAACAGGTGCGCTCTCTTTATCTCCTCCGCGTCCTCCACGGTGAAACCCAAGCAGAGAAGAAATCCGTCCGTCCTGAAAAACGCCATGCTAAACGGCAGACAAGCGTCCTGCCTCGGGTAAAGCCGAGTGTTCCAGCCAAACCTCCAGTTTGGCGAGTGCGTCGATTAAAACGTTCCGTGTTGCAACAACAAGCACATACGTGTTCCTGTACATTATCCGCCCCGCTGGGAATAAATGGTTGACTTTCACTTgagaaaaagttttaaaaagtaataTCTTCCACGTCTCCCCTTACTGTTCACATTTGCGTCGATCTGAGCATCAGTATAAAGACTTTGGTCAAACAAACGGACACGGAGGGAAAACTAATCGGATAATGTCTGCACGAATAAACGCACTGAATGTTTTCAGTAGGAATTAAGAGCCCCTGATTACAGGCACACGTGCttacatcttcaggacagagggttTTGCTGTTTCTCTGTAACTCCTGACTGTGCTGTTTCATCATATTAACTTCAACAGAGAGAGGCTGGTGCAAGGAGGTTAATTGTTTATACCGCCTCTTGAATATCTCGAATAAAGAAGTTTGTTTCTAATTCATAAAATGGCAAATTGCTGTACAGCAGGAATAAACTGACAAGTCACATCAGACAGGTcactttatacatatatatacacttttctACTACAGCACAAACCAAGCATTTCATTCTTTAGATAGTGTCTTAtgattccttccttccttttgaGTGTGATACATCTTCTAATAACGTGTAGCTCACCACCACCAACCTTTGACTTTAACACTCCCTCCAGACGCTATTTTCTAAGCAGCTCTTACATCATCTCCGTCGGAATATTCTTCCTGCTGTACATCTATTAAAACATTGTCAGTTTTTGTCGTGGgtgaggaggggtgtgtgtaaACTCCTGTACGTATAAATTCCAACGTACAAATTTGACAAATTCCATGAAGCACCTTCTGTACCATCAGAATCAAACTCAGTGTTTGAGAGTAACAGCTAAGAAGCTATCTGTTGAGCAAATgactttattaataaagttttcATATTCATAAAAAGCACACAACCCACAAGAGGAGCAGCGACCAGAGTGAAGAAGTGGCATGGTCCTTTATCGCAGCTAACTTCCATGCCAGATGTTTTCATAAGGTAGTTCAGGTTATTTTAACTATTTATTTAGTTTCACCTTGCATCTGTTCACACACTCTGTTTCAAGGAAACACAATGATTATTAAGTGAGATCAATGGAATTCTCTAAGCATGCACAAAAGCAGAATGATGTACTTCCAGATAGACTTGGTCAAAAagattttgaaaagaaaaaaagaaaaggaaaaaaaaaaagaaaaaaaaaaagttatgaatTGGCTCTCACCAGGTTTGGCATGACAAGTCAAATTTTGTGTAACTCTATACGATAATTCGGTTAACGGTTATGCCAGAAGTTTTTCTCACAATACCAATGTGATTAATGAATAGATCGAGGCTGTGGAGGCTATGAGGAGACAGTCGGAGTGTTTAGCGGCGCACTGTGGTCCAGCCGTCGTCGTCCGTCTCGTTCTTGGTGCGGCGTGGGttgtccttttctttctctgtgcGCCAGGAACTTCTTTCTCCATCGCGCTCACGTGGTCTTGGCGGAGCGTCGTCCTTGCGATCGTCTCGGCGGTCTTCTCCTCCACGGCGCCAGGATCCGCCTGAATGGCGATTCATAAAGCATGCAGTTTCAAACACAAGGGCACAGGAGATACAGAAAGTTTAGGTTACCGAGTGATGGAGAAAATAAACAAGGGGTTCACCATCATCAGGGTCCCGGGGCAAGGGCCTGTCACGATCACGGTCACGGTCATCCCTGCGATCTCTGAGGTCACGCCGTTCACGCCGATCGTCGCGATCAAAGTCGTCACGTCGACTGTCACGCCAACTGCTGGGTTCATCAGATCCGCCTTTCCTCCAGACTCCCTCCtccctacaaacacacacagtatgtttAAGATTCACACTGGATCCGGTACACGCACACGCTATTTCATCTTTATACTAAACCAGACACCAAACTTGTGCGGATCACACGAGTACCTGGGGGGAGGACGCCGCTCTCGGAAACGCTCTCCCTCACGATTCTCGTCTTCATCGTTTTCGCCATCGTCATCATCACGAGTACCAGAGTTACGCGGAGGACCCCAGCTCTCCTCACGggccttctccctctctctccaacCACCTGCTTTGGGGGAGGTTTCTTTCAGAAACAAGAGCAGTATTTGTCCAAATACTTTGGTGATGAcagccacatacacacacacggatatACATGAATATTCCTAGACTCCACCATCCATACCTGGTTTACCCAAAGGTTTCCAAGGCCTGGGGTCATCACCGCCCCTCCTTCCTCCTCCCCTCTCATCATCACCACTGCCGCCTCTCCTAGGACCCCAGTCATCATCAGCACCACGTCTAGATCCTTTGGGCTCATCCAATCCGCGCCGGGGACCACGGTCATCATCAAATCCCCTTCTCGGTCCACGATCCTCATCTGTACCGCGTCTGGGGCCGCGCTCGTCATCAAAGCCACCTCGCCTGGGACCGCGCTCGTCATCAAAGCCACCACGCCTGGGACCGCGATCGTCATCAAAGCCACCACGCCTGGGACCGCGGTCGTCGTCAAAGCCACCACGCCTGGGACCGCGGTCATCATCAAAGCCACCACGCCTGGGACCACGATCGTCATCAAAGCCACCACGCCTGGGACCACGATCGTCATCAAAGCCCCTACGAAGGCCTCGGTCATCCGAAGGCCCACGGCGGGAACTCTCTCCGGTTCTTCTGAAGGATGGCTCACGCTCCTCACGCTCGGGTTCTTCACGCCCTTCCTGACGCCAGTCCCTGTTTCAAAAGTTAACCGAGGGGTTAAGTACACCTAAACCACAAGAAGACCCAACTTTATTTCTCCAAGATATTGACTGGAGTATACCAGTGTCTGACCTCCCAAAAGAATCCTGATATCAAATGTTATCCACTCACTTGTCAGGAACGGGGCGTCTCCACTCCGAGTCGTTGGTCTCTGTACGCCTCCTCCACCCCCCGCCCTCTTCCTTTTCACCCCAGTCCTGCTGGAATAGGGAGACATTTAATGAGCCTGAGACCTGCCTAAACAACCCCGCTATCAACTTAAAGTACCAGCGTTACCCAtctattcaaatttttttttttttttttagagatgcaCCGTTATTGGTTTTTTATAAGCGATATTTGCACCCAGTTGTTGACTCGTCTTTCCTCAGATTTAGTCCTACGATAGCGTTCCTGCGTGCAATTCTcaaacttatatttatatacttatacttatatttatatatatatatatatacttatatagatatttttttaggtggatccgatattacaaaaTCGAGGAccgattatggaaaaatgcttaaatatcggTAAAACCAATAATCGGTCCAGCACTACAAATTTTTCACTCTGATCCAATCCGTCACATTTGTGCCTGTGAGTGACGTGTATCCGTCATTAGTGCAAATTAACCTCTGACCTGATCGCCATATTTATGATCTACAAGACAAACCATCATTACAACGGTGATAAAAATGTACAGCTCTCATCACAAAGATTATTGACTCTGGAGGTTATCAGACTGTCAGCGGTTAATCAGCAAAAGAAAGTGAAGAGAGTCAGAGGTGTAGTTTACTTTTACTGTAGTGTTTATCTTCACTTCACGGTCATTAAACTAGTTTAACGAGACGACCAGTCGGTGCTGTGGAGTTGGCTGCTACATAATCAGTGTCTAGGAACTTTAATTACCTCGTAACTGAACACCTATCTACCTTTTAATttatgttaaaaccataatatTGGTCTTACAAGTGTAGCTTTGTTCATTCAGAGGAGTAAAAATTCTAAAGCCTGTGATCATGTGTCCAAATCAGTGTTTCCCCACTAGATGCATTTCATCAATGAAGCGCAGTACGGGAGAGTCTGGAAAAACCTGCCGCACGTCACTGTGGCCGAATTTTAAAGCCAAAAACTCCGGacatcatacatacatatacattttttatatatatgccTAAATCTGTGAATTGAGAAAAACTGTGGAAATATTGAACAAGTTCTGAAAATAAAAGCGTTT includes:
- the LOC108263260 gene encoding interferon alpha-inducible protein 27-like protein 2A — protein: MVSPIMITAAVGAACSVVLAPVVISAAGFTTGGIAAGSVASSMMSSAAIANGGGVASGSMVAILQSFGAAGLTKAATAAVVSAGATVGGVAGWVGKMLIR